The nucleotide window CGAGAGAGCCATTCGGGCCGCGCCCGTTTTGAGCGGGCCCAAAGACGGCGCATCGGTCGATCTTCCTTCGGGGAAGATCAGCACCGTTCCGCCACGCTGAAGCGCGGCATGCACGGCCCGGAACGTCGCACGGTTGCGCGCGGCGTCCAGGCCGCCGGTAGAACGCTCGTCACTCGCTCGTCGCAGCGGAACGACGCCGACCCATCGCAACAGCGTGTTGGCGACCGGGTTCTGGAAGATCGTTGCCTTCGCGGTTATCAGCACTCGTCGCGGAACGACCCACGCGACGACGAGCGCGTCGACCAAGGCGTTTGGATGGTTCACGACCAGCAGCAGCGGACGGCGTTTCGGGATGCGCTCGACACCGGCGACGTCAATGCTGCTGTAGAACCATCGAAGCGCGATCCCGGCGAGGGCGCGCAGCAACGCGTAGATCACTCGAAGAACACCCCGTCTCCCTCCTTCCCGACGGCACATCGGTCCGGTCAGCGGGCCGCAAAGCGGCGCCGAGATGACGCGCGAACCGGACGGCGCGGTACATCGTCCCAATTCCAGGGTAGCTCGCACCCCGGCCGATCACGATACGTCGCGTGACGTAGATGCTTTGCGGCTTCGCCGTTGACGCGGCCTGAAGCGGGTCCAAATTACGTGGAATGAAGCGGTTCCGCCGCATCGCCGCCGTGATCGTCTGCGCCGCCGTCGCGGCGCTCGCCTGCCGACGTGAGAAGCCCATCGCGGTTTCGGATTCGACATCCGCTCGGCCGGCCCCCGCATCCGATACCACCGCGGCACGCACGCCCTCGACTTGGGATCCAAGCGCGGGAGCGCTACTCCTCGTCGCCACCGATTCGCCTACCAAGGCGCTTGTAGTTCTTCCAACCGAAAGCGACACGACGCCGATCGCGACGATTCCCCATCCTGCGAGCGTTACACTCTTCGGTCGCGGAGGAAATGTCCAGACCGCGGACCTCACGAGCGTACGAGACACGCTTGGGTGCCTCGTCGCGCCGCTGACCGCGGCTCCGCCGCCGCATCCGTGGAACGTCGGATTCGTCGGCGGGGTGATCACGCCGCTCGCCGTGGACTCGGCGGCGTCGGTCGATCACGCGGATTCGGCCGTATTCGTGGCGTGGTTGACTCGCCTGGCGTCGGCGTTGCCGAACGATCCGGCGGGCCGATTCTCCGGCCTGCCGTTCGTCGTTCAGAGTCTCTGGCGCTTTTCAGTTCCCGACGGTCCGACCGTCGTTGTCGGCTCGCTCGTGCGGCAGATCAACCAAGAGGCGACGCCGCTGCAAGAGCGGACGTTCATCGTCGGCGAGCGGCGCGGAGCCGACACGACCTTCACCATGGGCTACGCCGAGCGCTCCTACGGACAGGAGGAGACCGTCGAAAGCCGTGAGTTGATCGCGGCTCTCTTGGCCGGCGACACGAAGACGCCGACCCTGGTGCTGGCGCGCGACTATGGCGACGACAACGCCTACAGTCTGGTCGAGCGCGGCGCCGACGGCCGCTGGCGCAACCGCTGGACCAGCCGTCGTCGCCACTGCTGACGACAGCGCGCTCGTCGCTCACGCATCGTCAACTCTGGCCAGCGCCGCGGGCGCGCCGACTCGCCCCGCGACTCCGGCGAGACCGACGAGTGTGAGCACGTACGGTATCGCCAGCGCCAGCTGATAGGGAATTCCAAGGCCAAGCGACTGCACCAGGAATTGCAGCGCGCTCGCCGCACCGAAAATGAGGGATGCAAGTGCGACCCCGGCGGGGTGCCATCGTCCGAGCACCACGATCGCGATCGCCACGAAGCCTCGGCCGGCGGACATCCCTTCGGCGAACGTTCCCGCCTGCGCCAGAACGAGCGTGGCCCCGGCGAGTCCCCCCGTCGCGCCTCCAAACAGAATGGCCAACCAACGATAGCGCCCTACCGGCACGCCGGCCGCGCGCGCCGCGGCTGGCGATTCGCCGATGGCGCGCAGCGACAACCCATCGCCCCGCCGGTACAACCACCACCAAAGAAGTGGAATGAGTAGATATGAAACGTAGGTCACCACCGGCTGGTCGAAAAGACCGTGGCCGAGGATCGGGATCC belongs to Gemmatimonadaceae bacterium and includes:
- a CDS encoding ABC transporter permease produces the protein MISLGDAFLASSVRTATPLALAALGELVVERAGVINISLEGVVLFGAFGALAGATHGGLAGGFIAGVACGILTAAVFAVFAVGLRADQIITGTAVTLLAFGATGTLYRAFYGAQGAALSIPTTGPVAIPVLSRIPILGHGLFDQPVVTYVSYLLIPLLWWWLYRRGDGLSLRAIGESPAAARAAGVPVGRYRWLAILFGGATGGLAGATLVLAQAGTFAEGMSAGRGFVAIAIVVLGRWHPAGVALASLIFGAASALQFLVQSLGLGIPYQLALAIPYVLTLVGLAGVAGRVGAPAALARVDDA